One region of Emys orbicularis isolate rEmyOrb1 chromosome 4, rEmyOrb1.hap1, whole genome shotgun sequence genomic DNA includes:
- the CD34 gene encoding hematopoietic progenitor cell antigen CD34 — MLLLGSLKAMKRKQLFWTMFYVLSLMDNKVSGGNNHSSSATTSPSAMNATITSVTPAITTVTLTETMEPKTISPTPEGKASTTEMTKVTEDTSPATSAGPTQAHTDVSDQSVSVKTSPDSQPNTSHAPFSTTAQAMTLEMVSTATTTVLTEQTSHSATTGPPPSSTVKPSYTFACQNIKHVKKPRVICLHLSEPDTCNNFRKTKGENLSMVICDTTSPYNHFSSPPCHIELAKSEVDPSCMLLIQAGMKDADAIEKLLQERQSDLIKIGIKSHQLESIGRHQNIPRNTLIALVTSGLLLAFLSLAGYFLMKRRSWSPRGERLDEDLYYTENGSQGNTGITVASQEHSEPQEKPNLNRGAQKNGTGQASSKNGHSARQHIVADTEL, encoded by the exons ATGCTGTTACTGGGGAGTTTAAAAGCAATGAAGAGGAAGCAGCTTTTCTGGACAATGTTCTATGTTCTGAGCTTGATGG acaatAAAGTTTCTGGTGGAAACAACCACAGCTCATCAGCCACTACCTCACCTTCAGCGATGAATGCTACTATCACCAGTGTAACACCAGCAATAACAACTGTCACTCTCACAGAAACGATGGAGCCTAAAACTATTTCACCAACACCAGAAG GAAAAGCAAGTACTACTGAAATGACCAAAGTGACTGAAGACACCAGCCCTGCGACTTCCGCAGGACCCACCCAAGCACACACGGATGTGTCAGACCAGTCAGTGTCAGTGAAAACATCTCCCGATTCACAGCCGAACACATCACATGCTCCTTTCAGTACGACAGCACAAGCCATGACTTTGGAAATGGTTTCGACAGCCACTACTACTGTCCTCACAGAGCAAACTTCCCACTCAGCTACCACAGGACCCCCACCTAGTAGCACAGTGAAG CCCTCCTACACCTTTGCTTGCCAGAATATTAAACATGTGAAGAAGCCCAGAGTGATCTGCTTGCATCTCAGTGAGCCCGACACATGT AATAATTTTCGAAAGACAAAGGGAGAAAATTTAAGTATGGTGATTTGTGACACAACCTCACCCTACAATcacttctcttctcccccatgCCACATTGAACTCGCCAAATCTGAGGTGGATCCTTCCTGCATGCTGCTCATTCAGGCTGGCATGAAAG ATGCAGATGCAATAGAAAAGCTCCTCCAAGAACGGCAGTCTGATCTAATTAAG ATTGGAATAAAATCCCATCAACTGGAGAGTATTGGACGCCACCAGAACATTCCCCGGAACACGCTGATTGCCTTGGTCACATCTGGACTCTTGCTGGCGTTTCTGAGTTTGGCTGGATACTTCCTTATGAAACGACGGAGTTGGAGCCCCAGGGGAGAGAGGCTG GATGAAGACCTCTATTACACTGAAAACGGTAGCCAGGGAAATACAGGGATCACCGTGGCCTCCCAAGAGCACTCCGAGCCGCAGGAGAAGCCAAATCTCAACAGAGGGGCTCAGAAGAATGGGACTGGACAGGCATCCTCAAAAAATGGACATTCAGCCAGACAGCACATTGTTGCTGACACTGAACTGTGA